A window of the Lactuca sativa cultivar Salinas chromosome 7, Lsat_Salinas_v11, whole genome shotgun sequence genome harbors these coding sequences:
- the LOC111907960 gene encoding stigma-specific STIG1-like protein 3, which produces MKIMKVMFFIIAIAMAAAITITFTGDNNEETLMVTTETPYVKPLPKRVSRFLAEKINNPRAADHCKKDDEICYILEGKNSTCCHNKCMDLSEDKHNCGACKNKCKFTSSCCGGECVNLAYDKRHCGSCSNKCMPGGYCIYGLCNYA; this is translated from the coding sequence ATGAAGATTATGAAGGTAATGTTCTTCATCATAGCCATAGCCATGGCCGCCGCCATCACCATCACCTTCACGGGTGATAACAATGAAGAAACATTAATGGTGACTACAGAGACACCGTATGTGAAACCACTTCCGAAAAGGGTAAGTCGTTTTCTAGCTGAGAAGATCAATAATCCTCGAGCTGCAGACCACTGCAAGAAAGACGATGAGATTTGTTACATCTTAGAAGGTAAAAACTCGACTTGTTGCCACAACAAGTGTATGGATTTGAGCGAGGATAAGCACAACTGTGGAGCATGCAAGAACAAGTGCAAGTTTACGAGCTCCTGTTGCGGAGGGGAGTGTGTGAATTTGGCTTATGACAAGCGGCATTGTGGGTCGTGTAGCAACAAGTGTATGCCTGGCGGTTATTGCATTTACGGGCTTTGCAATTACGCCTAA